In a genomic window of Piliocolobus tephrosceles isolate RC106 chromosome 1, ASM277652v3, whole genome shotgun sequence:
- the TRAF5 gene encoding TNF receptor-associated factor 5 isoform X1, whose protein sequence is MLGQGRMAYSEEHRGVPCGFIRQNSGNSISLDFEPNIEYQFVERLEERYKCAFCRSVLHNPHQTGCGHRFCQHCILSLRELNTVPICPVDKEVIKSQEVFKDNCCKREVLNLYVYCSNAPGCNAKVILGRYQDHLQQCLFQAVQCSNENCQEPVLRKDLKEHLSAYCQFREEKCLYCKKDVVVINLQNHEENLCPEYPVFCPNNCAKIILKTEVDEHLAVCPEAEQDCPFKHYGCAVTDKRRNLQEHEHSALREHMRLVLEKNVQLEEQISDLHKSLEQKESKIQQLAETIKKLEKEFKQFAQLFGKNGSFLPNIQVFASHIDKSAWLEAQVHQLLQMVNQQQNKFDLRPLMEAVDTVKQKITLLENNDQRLAVLEEETNKHDTHINIHKAQLNKNEERFKLLEGTCYNGKLIWKVTDYKMKKREAVDGHTVSIFSQSFYTGRCGYRLCARAYLNGDGSGKGTHLSLYFVVMRGEFDSLLQWPFRQRVTLMLLDQSGKKNIMETFKPDPNSSSFKRPDGEMNIASGCPRFVAHSVLENAKNAYIKDDTLFLKVAVDLTDLEDL, encoded by the exons AATGGCTTATTCAGAAGAGCATAGAGGTGTGCCCTGTGGGTTCATCCGTCAGAATTCCGGCAACTCCATTTCCTTGGACTTTGAGCCCAATATAGAGTACCAGTTTGTGGAGCGGTTGGAAGAGCGCTACAAATGTGCCTTCTGCCGCTCGGTGCTTCACAACCCCCACCAGACAGGGTGTGGGCACCGCTTCTGCCAGCACTGCATCCTGTCCCTGAG agaatTAAACACAGTGCCAATCTGCCCTGTAGACAAGGAGGTCATCAAATCTCAGGAG GTTTTTAAAGACAATTGCTGCAAAAGAGAAGTCCTCAACTTATATGTATATTGCAGCAATGCTCCTGGATGTAACGCCAAGGTTATTCTGGGCCGGTACCAG GATCACCTTCAGCAGTGCTTATTTCAAGCTGTGCAGTGTTCTAATGAGAACTGCCAGGAACCAGTCCTACGGAAAGACCTGAAAGAGCATTTGAGTGCATACTGTCAGTTTCGAGAGGAAAAATGCCTTTATTGCAAAAAGGATGTGGTAGTCATCAATCTACAG AATCATGAGGAAAACTTGTGTCCTGAATACCCAGTATTTTGTCCCAATAATTGTGCGAAGATTATTCTAAAAACTGAG GTGGATGAACACCTGGCTGTATGTCCCGAAGCTGAGCAAGACTGTCCTTTTAAGCACTATGGCTGTGCTGTAACG GATAAACGGAGGAACCTGCAGGAACATGAGCATTCAGCCTTACGGGAGCACATGCGTTTGGTTTTAGAAAAGAACGTCCAATTAGAAGAACAG ATTTCTGACTTACACAAGAGCCTAgaacagaaagaaagtaaaatccaGCAGCTAGcagaaactataaagaaacttgAAAAGGAGTTCAAGCAGTTTGCACAGTTGTTTGGCAAAAATGGAAGCTTCCTCCCAAACATCCAG GTTTTTGCCAGTCACATTGACAAGTCAGCTTGGCTAGAAGCTCAAGTGCATCAATTATTACAAATGGTTAACcagcaacaaaataaatttgaCCTGAGGCCTTTGATGGAAGCAGTTGATACAGTGAAACAGAAAATTACCCTGCTAGAAAACAATGATCAAAGATTAG cTGTTTTAGAAGAGGAAACTAACAAACATGATACCCACATTAATATTCATAAAGCACAgctgaataaaaatgaagagcGATTTAAACTACTGGAGGGTACTTGCTATAATGGAAAGCTCATTTGGAAGGTGACAGATTACAAGATGAAGAAGAGGGAGGCAGTGGATGGGCACACAGTGTCCATCTTCAGCCAGTCCTTCTACACTGGCCGCTGTGGCTACCGGCTCTGTGCTAGAGCATACCTGAATGGGGATGGGTCTGGGAAGGGGACACACCTGTCCCTATACTTTGTGGTCATGCGAGGAGAGTTTGACTCATTGTTGCAGTGGCCATTCAGGCAGAGGGTGACACTGATGCTTCTGGACCAGAGTGGCAAAAAGAATATTATGGAGACCTTCAAGCCTGACCCCAATAGCAGCAGCTTTAAAAGACCTGATGGGGAGATGAACATTGCATCTGGCTGTCCCCGCTTTGTGGCTCATTCTGTTTTGGAGAATGCCAAGAACGCCTACATTAAAGATGACACTCTGTTCTTGAAAGTGGCTGTGGACTTAACTGACCTGGAGGATCTCTAA
- the TRAF5 gene encoding TNF receptor-associated factor 5 isoform X2 — MDSYFRMAYSEEHRGVPCGFIRQNSGNSISLDFEPNIEYQFVERLEERYKCAFCRSVLHNPHQTGCGHRFCQHCILSLRELNTVPICPVDKEVIKSQEVFKDNCCKREVLNLYVYCSNAPGCNAKVILGRYQDHLQQCLFQAVQCSNENCQEPVLRKDLKEHLSAYCQFREEKCLYCKKDVVVINLQNHEENLCPEYPVFCPNNCAKIILKTEVDEHLAVCPEAEQDCPFKHYGCAVTDKRRNLQEHEHSALREHMRLVLEKNVQLEEQISDLHKSLEQKESKIQQLAETIKKLEKEFKQFAQLFGKNGSFLPNIQVFASHIDKSAWLEAQVHQLLQMVNQQQNKFDLRPLMEAVDTVKQKITLLENNDQRLAVLEEETNKHDTHINIHKAQLNKNEERFKLLEGTCYNGKLIWKVTDYKMKKREAVDGHTVSIFSQSFYTGRCGYRLCARAYLNGDGSGKGTHLSLYFVVMRGEFDSLLQWPFRQRVTLMLLDQSGKKNIMETFKPDPNSSSFKRPDGEMNIASGCPRFVAHSVLENAKNAYIKDDTLFLKVAVDLTDLEDL, encoded by the exons AATGGCTTATTCAGAAGAGCATAGAGGTGTGCCCTGTGGGTTCATCCGTCAGAATTCCGGCAACTCCATTTCCTTGGACTTTGAGCCCAATATAGAGTACCAGTTTGTGGAGCGGTTGGAAGAGCGCTACAAATGTGCCTTCTGCCGCTCGGTGCTTCACAACCCCCACCAGACAGGGTGTGGGCACCGCTTCTGCCAGCACTGCATCCTGTCCCTGAG agaatTAAACACAGTGCCAATCTGCCCTGTAGACAAGGAGGTCATCAAATCTCAGGAG GTTTTTAAAGACAATTGCTGCAAAAGAGAAGTCCTCAACTTATATGTATATTGCAGCAATGCTCCTGGATGTAACGCCAAGGTTATTCTGGGCCGGTACCAG GATCACCTTCAGCAGTGCTTATTTCAAGCTGTGCAGTGTTCTAATGAGAACTGCCAGGAACCAGTCCTACGGAAAGACCTGAAAGAGCATTTGAGTGCATACTGTCAGTTTCGAGAGGAAAAATGCCTTTATTGCAAAAAGGATGTGGTAGTCATCAATCTACAG AATCATGAGGAAAACTTGTGTCCTGAATACCCAGTATTTTGTCCCAATAATTGTGCGAAGATTATTCTAAAAACTGAG GTGGATGAACACCTGGCTGTATGTCCCGAAGCTGAGCAAGACTGTCCTTTTAAGCACTATGGCTGTGCTGTAACG GATAAACGGAGGAACCTGCAGGAACATGAGCATTCAGCCTTACGGGAGCACATGCGTTTGGTTTTAGAAAAGAACGTCCAATTAGAAGAACAG ATTTCTGACTTACACAAGAGCCTAgaacagaaagaaagtaaaatccaGCAGCTAGcagaaactataaagaaacttgAAAAGGAGTTCAAGCAGTTTGCACAGTTGTTTGGCAAAAATGGAAGCTTCCTCCCAAACATCCAG GTTTTTGCCAGTCACATTGACAAGTCAGCTTGGCTAGAAGCTCAAGTGCATCAATTATTACAAATGGTTAACcagcaacaaaataaatttgaCCTGAGGCCTTTGATGGAAGCAGTTGATACAGTGAAACAGAAAATTACCCTGCTAGAAAACAATGATCAAAGATTAG cTGTTTTAGAAGAGGAAACTAACAAACATGATACCCACATTAATATTCATAAAGCACAgctgaataaaaatgaagagcGATTTAAACTACTGGAGGGTACTTGCTATAATGGAAAGCTCATTTGGAAGGTGACAGATTACAAGATGAAGAAGAGGGAGGCAGTGGATGGGCACACAGTGTCCATCTTCAGCCAGTCCTTCTACACTGGCCGCTGTGGCTACCGGCTCTGTGCTAGAGCATACCTGAATGGGGATGGGTCTGGGAAGGGGACACACCTGTCCCTATACTTTGTGGTCATGCGAGGAGAGTTTGACTCATTGTTGCAGTGGCCATTCAGGCAGAGGGTGACACTGATGCTTCTGGACCAGAGTGGCAAAAAGAATATTATGGAGACCTTCAAGCCTGACCCCAATAGCAGCAGCTTTAAAAGACCTGATGGGGAGATGAACATTGCATCTGGCTGTCCCCGCTTTGTGGCTCATTCTGTTTTGGAGAATGCCAAGAACGCCTACATTAAAGATGACACTCTGTTCTTGAAAGTGGCTGTGGACTTAACTGACCTGGAGGATCTCTAA
- the TRAF5 gene encoding TNF receptor-associated factor 5 isoform X3, whose protein sequence is MAYSEEHRGVPCGFIRQNSGNSISLDFEPNIEYQFVERLEERYKCAFCRSVLHNPHQTGCGHRFCQHCILSLRELNTVPICPVDKEVIKSQEVFKDNCCKREVLNLYVYCSNAPGCNAKVILGRYQDHLQQCLFQAVQCSNENCQEPVLRKDLKEHLSAYCQFREEKCLYCKKDVVVINLQNHEENLCPEYPVFCPNNCAKIILKTEVDEHLAVCPEAEQDCPFKHYGCAVTDKRRNLQEHEHSALREHMRLVLEKNVQLEEQISDLHKSLEQKESKIQQLAETIKKLEKEFKQFAQLFGKNGSFLPNIQVFASHIDKSAWLEAQVHQLLQMVNQQQNKFDLRPLMEAVDTVKQKITLLENNDQRLAVLEEETNKHDTHINIHKAQLNKNEERFKLLEGTCYNGKLIWKVTDYKMKKREAVDGHTVSIFSQSFYTGRCGYRLCARAYLNGDGSGKGTHLSLYFVVMRGEFDSLLQWPFRQRVTLMLLDQSGKKNIMETFKPDPNSSSFKRPDGEMNIASGCPRFVAHSVLENAKNAYIKDDTLFLKVAVDLTDLEDL, encoded by the exons ATGGCTTATTCAGAAGAGCATAGAGGTGTGCCCTGTGGGTTCATCCGTCAGAATTCCGGCAACTCCATTTCCTTGGACTTTGAGCCCAATATAGAGTACCAGTTTGTGGAGCGGTTGGAAGAGCGCTACAAATGTGCCTTCTGCCGCTCGGTGCTTCACAACCCCCACCAGACAGGGTGTGGGCACCGCTTCTGCCAGCACTGCATCCTGTCCCTGAG agaatTAAACACAGTGCCAATCTGCCCTGTAGACAAGGAGGTCATCAAATCTCAGGAG GTTTTTAAAGACAATTGCTGCAAAAGAGAAGTCCTCAACTTATATGTATATTGCAGCAATGCTCCTGGATGTAACGCCAAGGTTATTCTGGGCCGGTACCAG GATCACCTTCAGCAGTGCTTATTTCAAGCTGTGCAGTGTTCTAATGAGAACTGCCAGGAACCAGTCCTACGGAAAGACCTGAAAGAGCATTTGAGTGCATACTGTCAGTTTCGAGAGGAAAAATGCCTTTATTGCAAAAAGGATGTGGTAGTCATCAATCTACAG AATCATGAGGAAAACTTGTGTCCTGAATACCCAGTATTTTGTCCCAATAATTGTGCGAAGATTATTCTAAAAACTGAG GTGGATGAACACCTGGCTGTATGTCCCGAAGCTGAGCAAGACTGTCCTTTTAAGCACTATGGCTGTGCTGTAACG GATAAACGGAGGAACCTGCAGGAACATGAGCATTCAGCCTTACGGGAGCACATGCGTTTGGTTTTAGAAAAGAACGTCCAATTAGAAGAACAG ATTTCTGACTTACACAAGAGCCTAgaacagaaagaaagtaaaatccaGCAGCTAGcagaaactataaagaaacttgAAAAGGAGTTCAAGCAGTTTGCACAGTTGTTTGGCAAAAATGGAAGCTTCCTCCCAAACATCCAG GTTTTTGCCAGTCACATTGACAAGTCAGCTTGGCTAGAAGCTCAAGTGCATCAATTATTACAAATGGTTAACcagcaacaaaataaatttgaCCTGAGGCCTTTGATGGAAGCAGTTGATACAGTGAAACAGAAAATTACCCTGCTAGAAAACAATGATCAAAGATTAG cTGTTTTAGAAGAGGAAACTAACAAACATGATACCCACATTAATATTCATAAAGCACAgctgaataaaaatgaagagcGATTTAAACTACTGGAGGGTACTTGCTATAATGGAAAGCTCATTTGGAAGGTGACAGATTACAAGATGAAGAAGAGGGAGGCAGTGGATGGGCACACAGTGTCCATCTTCAGCCAGTCCTTCTACACTGGCCGCTGTGGCTACCGGCTCTGTGCTAGAGCATACCTGAATGGGGATGGGTCTGGGAAGGGGACACACCTGTCCCTATACTTTGTGGTCATGCGAGGAGAGTTTGACTCATTGTTGCAGTGGCCATTCAGGCAGAGGGTGACACTGATGCTTCTGGACCAGAGTGGCAAAAAGAATATTATGGAGACCTTCAAGCCTGACCCCAATAGCAGCAGCTTTAAAAGACCTGATGGGGAGATGAACATTGCATCTGGCTGTCCCCGCTTTGTGGCTCATTCTGTTTTGGAGAATGCCAAGAACGCCTACATTAAAGATGACACTCTGTTCTTGAAAGTGGCTGTGGACTTAACTGACCTGGAGGATCTCTAA